The Micromonospora sp. WMMD961 genome has a segment encoding these proteins:
- a CDS encoding histidine phosphatase family protein, with protein sequence MTATSLRLVAHAHTTALRQARFGGPDDGLDEGGRRAALALAQDRPDRRGHLGVDRACLSSPAAAATQTADALGLLPTIEAALADCDYGDWTGRSIEEIAVEQPQALHEWMSEPESAPHGGQSVAALRDRVGRWLDRQRGAHQRITAVAHPLVIRVAVVHALDLPLATYRQVDVEPLAIVRLTGRGSRWHLRLGPPRVA encoded by the coding sequence GTGACCGCGACCAGCCTCCGGCTGGTCGCCCACGCGCACACCACCGCCCTGCGTCAGGCCCGCTTCGGCGGGCCTGACGACGGCCTGGACGAGGGCGGCCGGCGGGCCGCCCTCGCCCTGGCCCAGGATCGACCGGACCGACGTGGGCACCTCGGCGTGGACCGCGCCTGCCTGTCCAGTCCGGCGGCGGCGGCCACCCAGACCGCCGACGCGCTCGGGTTGCTGCCCACCATCGAGGCGGCGTTGGCGGACTGCGACTACGGCGACTGGACCGGGCGGTCGATCGAGGAGATCGCCGTCGAGCAACCGCAGGCGCTGCACGAATGGATGTCCGAACCGGAGTCCGCACCGCACGGCGGTCAATCCGTCGCCGCCCTGCGGGACCGCGTCGGTCGCTGGCTGGACCGGCAACGAGGCGCTCACCAGCGGATCACCGCAGTCGCCCACCCGCTGGTGATCCGGGTCGCGGTCGTGCACGCCCTGGACCTGCCCCTGGCGACGTACCGGCAGGTGGACGTGGAGCCGTTGGCGATCGTCCGGCTGACCGGCCGTGGGTCGCGCTGGCACCTCCGACTGGGCCCGCCCCGGGTGGCCTGA
- a CDS encoding acetamidase/formamidase family protein → MRHTLTPGDDTLHGHFSPDVPPVLTIDPGDTVSYRTLDCWWSAGPYPGGPNRDRPRVAQHRPDHGHALVGPVAVRGARAGQTLAVRIDTVVPAAWGTTVAGGWPSTFNQRYGVSEQPVVHAWELDPVTMVGRNQHGHTVALRPFMGVLGMPPAEPGRHSTIPPRPWGGNLDCKDLTAGSTLLLPIPVDGALFSVGDGHAAQGDGEIGGTAIECPMDEVTLTFDVRDDFPLTGPVARTADAWLTLGVGASLDDATFTALDSMLTLMRRLHGLSRADAVALASVAVDVRVTQIVNQTVGAHAVLRDDALGWPGR, encoded by the coding sequence ATGCGACACACCCTCACGCCCGGGGACGACACCCTGCACGGCCACTTCTCCCCCGACGTCCCGCCGGTGCTCACCATCGATCCCGGCGACACGGTCAGCTACCGCACCCTGGACTGCTGGTGGTCAGCCGGCCCGTACCCCGGCGGACCCAACCGGGACCGCCCCCGGGTCGCGCAGCACCGCCCCGACCACGGACACGCGCTGGTCGGTCCGGTCGCGGTCCGCGGCGCACGCGCTGGCCAAACCCTCGCGGTACGCATCGACACGGTCGTGCCGGCCGCCTGGGGCACCACTGTGGCCGGCGGTTGGCCGAGCACGTTCAACCAGCGCTACGGCGTATCGGAGCAACCGGTGGTGCACGCCTGGGAGCTGGACCCGGTGACGATGGTCGGGCGCAACCAGCACGGGCACACGGTCGCCCTGCGTCCCTTCATGGGGGTGCTCGGCATGCCGCCGGCCGAGCCGGGACGACACTCGACCATCCCACCCCGGCCCTGGGGCGGAAACCTGGATTGCAAGGACCTCACCGCCGGCAGCACCCTCCTGCTGCCGATCCCGGTGGACGGGGCGCTGTTCTCGGTCGGGGACGGGCACGCCGCACAGGGCGACGGTGAGATCGGGGGGACCGCGATCGAGTGCCCGATGGACGAGGTGACGCTGACCTTCGACGTTCGGGACGACTTTCCGCTCACCGGACCGGTGGCGCGTACCGCGGACGCGTGGCTGACGTTGGGCGTCGGCGCGTCCCTCGACGACGCCACGTTCACGGCACTGGACTCGATGCTGACCCTGATGCGGCGACTGCACGGGCTCAGCCGCGCGGACGCGGTGGCGCTGGCCAGCGTCGCGGTCGACGTACGGGTGACCCAGATCGTCAACCAGACCGTCGGGGCGCACGCGGTGTTGCGCGACGACGCGCTGGGCTGGCCGGGACGGTGA
- a CDS encoding CbtA family protein — translation MPLNASTAPPFVTVLVRGLLAGLIAGLLAGTFAYVAGEPHVEAAIAIEEAASAHTEPVAGAHDHEDALVSRNGQRSGLFLATGLFGAAMGGLLATAYVLLSRRRRSYDDGRSALLLAGAALLGAVIVPFLKYPANPPAVGDPATIDQRTVTYLLMVVLGLVAVWAGSLGYRSVGAQAPLWQRAAAAVGGFLLVTVVSYVVLPSFQEVPADFPATLLWDFRLASLGTQVVLWTGIGLLFGALMHHDRRRRTAAALPST, via the coding sequence GTGCCACTGAACGCCAGCACCGCTCCCCCGTTCGTCACCGTCCTCGTCCGCGGGCTGCTCGCCGGCCTGATCGCCGGGCTGCTCGCCGGGACGTTCGCCTATGTCGCGGGCGAACCGCACGTCGAGGCGGCCATCGCCATCGAGGAGGCGGCGTCGGCGCACACCGAGCCCGTCGCGGGCGCGCACGACCACGAGGACGCCCTGGTCAGCCGCAACGGGCAGCGCAGCGGCCTGTTCCTGGCCACCGGCCTGTTCGGTGCCGCGATGGGCGGTCTGCTGGCCACCGCGTACGTCCTGCTGTCACGCCGACGGCGCAGCTACGACGACGGACGGTCGGCCCTGTTGCTGGCCGGCGCGGCGCTGCTCGGCGCGGTGATCGTGCCGTTCCTCAAGTACCCGGCGAACCCGCCGGCGGTCGGCGACCCGGCCACCATCGACCAACGCACCGTCACCTACCTGCTGATGGTGGTGCTCGGTCTGGTCGCCGTGTGGGCGGGCTCGCTGGGTTACCGGTCGGTCGGCGCCCAGGCCCCGCTGTGGCAGCGCGCCGCCGCGGCCGTCGGCGGATTCCTGCTGGTCACCGTGGTGTCCTACGTGGTGCTTCCGTCGTTCCAGGAAGTTCCCGCCGATTTCCCCGCGACATTGCTGTGGGACTTCCGGCTGGCCTCCCTCGGCACCCAGGTGGTGCTCTGGACCGGGATCGGTCTGCTGTTCGGCGCCCTGATGCACCACGACCGGCGTCGTCGGACCGCCGCAGCACTTCCGAGCACGTGA
- a CDS encoding polysaccharide deacetylase family protein yields MSRLFPRTALWSRRLRAALAVLATAVAMCGVVLAATSTASSAATCNGYVGLTFDDGPTGSTSALLNVLRSNGVRATMFNVGQNVQNNRSAAQAQVSAGMWVANHSWNHAHMTSMSQSQMQSDLSQTSSAIQSATGSRPVLFRPPYGETNSTLQSVASSLGMRQVLWDVDSQDWNGASVSQIVANASRLQAGQVILMHDGIQNTRDAIPQIMANLTSRNLCPGMISPSTGRAVAPDGTTPPTDGGTTPPPTGSCTATATTTNVWGDRYNTSVTVSGASTWTVVVVLTAPQRVSTIWNGTATWDSSGTVMTMRSNGSGNTFGFTTMTNGNSGARPQIRSCTSG; encoded by the coding sequence ATGAGCAGGCTCTTCCCCCGCACGGCCCTGTGGTCGAGGCGGTTGCGCGCGGCGCTCGCCGTCCTCGCCACCGCCGTCGCGATGTGCGGTGTCGTCCTCGCGGCCACCTCGACCGCGTCCAGCGCCGCCACCTGCAACGGGTACGTCGGCCTCACCTTCGACGACGGCCCGACCGGCAGCACCAGCGCGCTGCTGAACGTGCTGCGCAGCAACGGCGTACGGGCCACCATGTTCAACGTCGGGCAGAACGTCCAGAACAACCGCTCGGCGGCGCAGGCGCAGGTCTCCGCCGGCATGTGGGTCGCCAACCACAGTTGGAACCACGCCCACATGACCTCGATGAGCCAGTCGCAGATGCAGTCGGACCTGTCCCAGACCAGTTCGGCGATCCAGTCGGCGACCGGCAGCCGACCGGTGCTGTTCCGGCCTCCGTACGGCGAGACCAACTCCACGCTCCAGTCCGTCGCGTCCTCGCTCGGCATGCGCCAGGTGCTCTGGGACGTGGACTCGCAGGACTGGAACGGGGCCAGCGTCAGCCAGATCGTGGCCAACGCGAGCCGCCTGCAAGCCGGGCAGGTCATCCTCATGCACGACGGGATCCAGAACACCCGCGACGCCATCCCCCAGATCATGGCCAACCTGACCAGCCGCAACCTGTGCCCCGGCATGATCTCGCCGTCCACCGGCCGCGCCGTCGCCCCGGACGGCACGACCCCGCCGACCGATGGCGGCACCACCCCACCGCCCACCGGTAGCTGCACCGCGACGGCGACGACCACCAACGTCTGGGGCGACCGGTACAACACGTCGGTGACGGTCAGCGGCGCCAGCACGTGGACGGTGGTGGTGGTCCTGACCGCACCGCAGCGGGTCTCCACCATCTGGAACGGCACCGCCACCTGGGACAGCAGCGGCACCGTCATGACCATGCGGTCCAACGGCAGCGGCAACACCTTCGGCTTCACCACGATGACCAACGGCAACAGCGGGGCCCGTCCACAGATCCGCTCCTGCACGTCCGGCTGA
- a CDS encoding glycoside hydrolase family 19 protein yields MTRLRALAALAALIVAGALVAVIPPTAASAAACSASWQASAVYWADAQVSHNGRNYRAKWWTQNEAPPGTTGVWEDLGACGGGATPPTGGTCNHPNWVAGTWYTAGAIVRYTNGLYYVAEHDNPGYDPVVSTWYWEPYTCGGQPPTTSPPTNPGGFVVTEAQFNQMFPGRNSFYTYSGLVAALSAYPAFAKSGSATVQRQEAAAFLANVYHETGGLVHIVEQNTANYPHYCDPGQPYGCPAGQAAYYGRGPIQLSWNFNYNAAGNALNLPLLTNPWLVQTDAAVAWKTGIWYWMTQNGPGTMTAHSAMVTGAGFGQTIRSINGSIECNGGNPAQVQSRVTRYQQFVGIIGVSAGANLYC; encoded by the coding sequence ATGACGAGACTGCGCGCGCTGGCCGCGCTGGCGGCACTGATCGTCGCCGGCGCGTTGGTCGCGGTCATCCCGCCCACCGCCGCGTCGGCGGCGGCCTGCTCAGCATCGTGGCAGGCCTCTGCCGTCTACTGGGCAGACGCCCAGGTGTCACACAACGGCCGCAACTACCGGGCGAAATGGTGGACCCAGAACGAGGCGCCGCCCGGGACGACAGGCGTCTGGGAGGATCTTGGAGCGTGCGGGGGAGGTGCCACGCCGCCCACCGGAGGCACCTGCAACCATCCGAACTGGGTCGCCGGAACCTGGTACACCGCCGGAGCGATCGTGCGGTACACCAACGGTCTCTACTACGTCGCCGAGCACGACAATCCGGGGTACGACCCCGTCGTGAGCACCTGGTACTGGGAGCCGTACACCTGTGGTGGCCAGCCACCGACCACCTCGCCGCCCACCAACCCGGGAGGCTTCGTGGTCACCGAGGCCCAGTTCAACCAGATGTTCCCGGGTCGGAACTCCTTCTACACCTACTCCGGGCTCGTCGCCGCGCTCAGCGCCTACCCGGCGTTCGCGAAGAGCGGCAGCGCCACCGTGCAACGTCAGGAGGCCGCCGCCTTCCTGGCGAACGTGTACCACGAGACCGGTGGGCTCGTGCACATCGTCGAGCAGAACACCGCGAACTACCCGCACTACTGCGACCCCGGTCAGCCCTACGGCTGCCCGGCGGGGCAGGCCGCCTACTATGGACGCGGGCCGATCCAGCTCAGCTGGAACTTCAACTACAACGCCGCCGGGAACGCCCTCAACCTGCCGCTGCTGACCAACCCGTGGCTGGTGCAGACCGACGCCGCGGTGGCCTGGAAGACCGGGATCTGGTACTGGATGACGCAGAACGGGCCGGGCACCATGACCGCCCACAGCGCGATGGTCACCGGCGCCGGGTTCGGCCAGACGATCCGCAGCATCAACGGCTCGATCGAGTGCAACGGCGGTAACCCCGCCCAGGTGCAGAGCCGCGTCACCAGATACCAGCAGTTCGTCGGCATCATCGGCGTGTCGGCCGGGGCCAACCTCTACTGCTGA
- a CDS encoding CbtB-domain containing protein, with product MSSSTSSRPLVTPAGTTRLLWTVTATVVALALLAYLVAFDQGAVSRNGMYLHELMHDGRHLLGVPCH from the coding sequence ATGTCCAGTTCCACGTCCAGCCGGCCGTTGGTGACCCCCGCTGGCACCACTCGTCTGTTGTGGACGGTGACGGCGACCGTCGTCGCGCTCGCCCTGCTGGCCTACCTCGTCGCCTTCGACCAGGGTGCGGTGTCGCGCAATGGCATGTACCTGCACGAGCTGATGCACGACGGCCGGCACCTGCTGGGTGTTCCGTGCCACTGA
- a CDS encoding helix-turn-helix transcriptional regulator, producing MKNRIAALRAEQAWTQADLAQRVGVSRQSINAIETGKFDPSLPVAFRLARLFGLPIEQIFVDESTDTQMP from the coding sequence ATGAAGAACCGGATCGCCGCCCTCCGAGCCGAACAGGCGTGGACGCAAGCTGACCTGGCTCAGCGCGTTGGCGTCTCACGACAGTCGATCAACGCGATCGAGACCGGGAAGTTCGACCCGAGCCTGCCCGTCGCGTTCCGTCTGGCCAGGCTCTTCGGTCTGCCGATCGAACAGATATTTGTCGACGAGTCGACCGACACGCAGATGCCCTAG
- a CDS encoding GH92 family glycosyl hydrolase: MSHSPPARSLSPRLVAATTAVLLPLGLLVAAPLANAAPTAPTPGDFSSSFETADPQPATSTVEVGGNGKPVQANLSGTVTTLPGSLLGQVDAVTASDEYQPREIAANLADDDSSTKWLVFQPTGWVTYRFAKPVTVTRYSLTSANDAATRDPKDFVVQGSADGDTWTDLDKRAGETFGGRFTTNRYSFTNTNAYAYYRLNVTANSGDTLLQLADWNVSDGSDVRPPATPMVSEATAGPNGGYTTKPDVGFTGLAALRYSGGAEGDGRSYATNKLFDVNVPVGPKTRLSYKIFPEFTTGNARYPSTYAAVDLHFTDGSYLSGRSPVDQHGYPLTAAGQGASKVLFADQWNLVQADLGTVARGKTIDRILLAYDNPQATGDTQFQGWLDDIELTAEPASIDGTKLTNYVDTRRGTNSTGGFSRGNNLPITAVPNGFNFFTPVTDATSDSWEYEYHRINNEANLPMLQGLAISHEPSPWMGDRNQMSVMPVVGGGPLTGQPASRALAFSHDDEIAQPDLYRVTLQNGLVAEMSPTDHAGIMRFTFPTGQTTGSLVFYNGTFTIGTDGTFTGWVDNGSGLSAGRSRMFVAGSFDRAPTASAATSATFDVSTTREVTMRLATSFLSVDQARRNLDLEVTGKSFDQVHSAATAVWKDRLGRIEVRGATESQLVSMYSNLYRLNLYPNSQSENTGTAAAPRWQYASPVSAPTGASTPTQTGAKIVDGQIYVNNGFWDTYRTVWPAYALLYPDVAAKISDGFVQHYRDGGWIARWSSPGYADLMTGTSANVALAQAYLTGVKLPDPLAAYDAAVKDATVASGRSAVGRKGIETSLFLGYTPTSTGESVSWALEGFINDYGIGNMGAALAKDPATPKSERARLKEESRYFLERARNYVHLFDPKTKLFQGRDAAGNFLAGDPLDWGGVYTETNGWNFAFTAQQDGQGLANLYGGQKALRDKLDTFFSTPENADRPGGYGGIIHEMVEARAVRMGQLGMSNQPSHHIPYMYNFAGAPAKTQAAVREILRRLYVGSEIGQGYLGDEDNGEMSSWYILSSLGIYPLQAGSSEWTIGSPQFTRMTVRRPSGDIVVNAPANSTRNIYVQDVKVNGKKQRGLSLDVTALAKGGTIDFQMGPNPSSWGSGKKDAPPSLTKGDDAPKPLQDTTGPGLGTATATGGQDAAKLFDDSSTTQLTFTSATPQITWTNRGGKQKPTYYTVTSGASAGDPADWRLQGSNDGITWTTLDTRKDQAFRWRNQTRPYPIDKPGRFAQFRLAVTKTVGAAQTNLAEVELLAGGDLAIGGGDITVTPAGSVHATSGVPVSVPLASVTGGTADGYRATIDWGDGTPVTEGTLTLSSRAVYRVGGSHTYATPGYHQANVTVTDGESQSSATVGVEVAYAPTSGLTAAFDTVCVGDEGVLAADCDAKSWAYSRAALTAGGAVQGQRQQVPGTALQFTLPVIPPGQPDNATGNGATVVLDLPADARTISFIGAGTQGNQSTTGTATFSDGSTASIPIQFSDWTLGGDANGTPSYGNIIVARTAYRLHGTSRDGAQPFLFATAPYQIPAGKTLVSVTLPTQTGDPRSAGRIHVFAVANDGTPAPALTTDAPKDQTAKAGQALAANLGSVNGGVPGTTGYRARVQWGDGTAPDDVTIDGSGAMSGQHTYTREGAYTVHVTAWDTQSSSTEAFTVTVGRGGSQPAIALSAAGSVTTGGAITVDGSGFAAGEQVTVSVGTDPARTTKITASAKGTVRVSVPTSDDAQPGRYAVTATGASSRTPATATVQVTEQELTRTYQPRVALLTASGPRATAITVDGSGFVPNEVVTIAFGNGVALSTVRANGDGVISGTTVSVPGSAKAGPTSVTLTGATSATKVSRPFTVTG; this comes from the coding sequence ATGTCACACAGCCCTCCCGCACGTTCCCTGTCTCCCCGCCTGGTCGCCGCGACGACAGCCGTCCTGCTGCCGCTGGGCCTTCTCGTGGCCGCGCCCCTGGCCAACGCCGCCCCCACCGCGCCGACCCCCGGCGACTTCAGCTCCTCGTTCGAGACCGCCGACCCGCAACCCGCCACCAGCACTGTGGAGGTCGGCGGGAACGGCAAGCCGGTCCAGGCCAACCTGAGCGGCACCGTCACCACCCTGCCCGGCAGCCTGCTCGGTCAGGTCGACGCGGTGACCGCGAGCGACGAGTACCAGCCGCGAGAGATCGCCGCGAACCTCGCCGACGACGACTCGTCGACCAAGTGGCTCGTCTTCCAGCCGACCGGCTGGGTGACCTACCGGTTCGCGAAGCCGGTCACTGTCACGCGCTACTCGCTGACCTCGGCCAACGACGCGGCGACCCGCGACCCCAAGGACTTCGTCGTGCAGGGGTCTGCTGACGGCGACACGTGGACCGACCTGGACAAGCGCGCCGGCGAGACGTTCGGCGGCCGGTTCACCACCAACAGGTACAGCTTCACCAACACGAACGCCTACGCCTACTACCGGCTGAACGTCACCGCGAACTCCGGCGACACCCTGCTGCAGCTCGCCGACTGGAACGTCAGCGACGGCTCGGACGTCCGTCCGCCGGCCACCCCGATGGTCAGCGAGGCCACCGCCGGGCCGAACGGCGGCTACACCACCAAGCCGGACGTCGGGTTCACCGGGCTCGCCGCGCTGCGCTACTCCGGCGGCGCCGAGGGCGACGGCCGCTCGTACGCCACCAACAAGCTGTTCGACGTCAACGTCCCGGTGGGGCCGAAGACCCGACTGTCGTACAAGATCTTCCCGGAGTTCACCACCGGCAACGCCCGGTACCCGTCCACCTACGCCGCCGTCGACCTGCACTTCACCGACGGCAGCTACCTGAGTGGACGCTCGCCCGTCGACCAGCACGGCTACCCGCTCACCGCCGCCGGGCAGGGCGCGTCGAAGGTGCTCTTCGCCGACCAGTGGAACCTGGTGCAGGCCGACCTCGGCACTGTCGCCCGCGGCAAGACGATCGACCGCATCCTGCTCGCGTACGACAACCCGCAGGCCACCGGGGACACCCAGTTCCAGGGCTGGCTCGACGACATCGAACTGACGGCCGAACCGGCGTCGATCGACGGCACGAAGCTGACCAACTACGTCGACACCCGACGCGGCACCAACTCCACCGGCGGCTTCTCGCGCGGCAACAACCTGCCGATCACCGCCGTGCCGAACGGGTTCAACTTCTTCACCCCGGTCACCGACGCGACCTCCGACTCGTGGGAGTACGAGTACCACCGGATCAACAACGAGGCCAACCTGCCCATGTTGCAGGGCCTCGCGATCTCCCACGAGCCGAGCCCGTGGATGGGTGACCGCAACCAGATGTCGGTGATGCCGGTCGTCGGCGGCGGACCGCTGACCGGTCAGCCGGCCAGCCGGGCGCTCGCCTTCAGTCACGACGACGAGATCGCGCAGCCGGACCTCTACCGGGTCACGCTGCAGAACGGCCTCGTCGCGGAGATGTCGCCGACCGACCACGCCGGGATCATGCGGTTCACCTTCCCGACCGGGCAGACGACCGGAAGTCTCGTCTTCTACAACGGCACGTTCACCATCGGCACGGACGGCACCTTCACCGGCTGGGTGGACAACGGCAGTGGCCTGTCCGCCGGACGTAGCCGCATGTTCGTGGCGGGCTCGTTCGACCGGGCGCCGACGGCCTCCGCCGCGACCTCGGCCACCTTCGACGTCTCCACCACCCGGGAGGTGACGATGCGCCTCGCGACGTCGTTCCTCTCCGTCGACCAGGCGCGCCGCAACCTCGACCTGGAAGTGACCGGCAAGAGCTTCGACCAGGTCCACAGCGCCGCGACCGCGGTGTGGAAGGACCGGCTCGGCCGGATCGAGGTGCGTGGCGCGACCGAATCGCAGCTGGTCTCCATGTACTCCAACCTGTACCGGCTGAACCTCTACCCGAACTCGCAGTCGGAGAACACCGGCACCGCCGCCGCACCGCGCTGGCAGTACGCGAGCCCCGTCTCCGCGCCCACCGGCGCGTCGACCCCCACGCAGACCGGCGCGAAGATCGTCGACGGGCAGATCTACGTCAACAACGGCTTCTGGGACACCTACCGCACCGTGTGGCCCGCCTACGCGCTGCTGTACCCGGACGTCGCCGCGAAGATCTCCGACGGGTTCGTCCAGCACTACCGCGACGGCGGCTGGATCGCCCGCTGGTCGTCGCCCGGCTACGCCGACCTGATGACCGGCACCAGCGCCAACGTGGCCCTGGCCCAGGCATACCTCACCGGGGTCAAGCTGCCCGACCCGCTCGCGGCGTACGACGCGGCGGTGAAGGACGCGACCGTCGCGTCCGGGCGCAGCGCGGTCGGCCGCAAGGGCATCGAGACCTCCCTGTTCCTCGGCTACACGCCCACCTCCACGGGCGAGTCGGTGTCGTGGGCGCTGGAGGGCTTCATCAACGACTACGGCATCGGCAACATGGGCGCGGCGCTCGCCAAGGACCCGGCCACGCCGAAGTCGGAGCGTGCCCGGCTCAAGGAGGAGTCGCGCTACTTCCTGGAGCGGGCCCGCAACTACGTCCACCTGTTCGACCCGAAGACGAAGCTCTTCCAGGGTCGCGACGCCGCCGGCAACTTCCTCGCCGGCGACCCGCTGGACTGGGGTGGCGTCTACACCGAGACCAACGGGTGGAACTTCGCCTTCACCGCCCAGCAGGACGGGCAGGGCCTCGCCAACCTGTACGGCGGGCAGAAGGCGCTGCGGGACAAGCTCGACACGTTCTTCTCCACCCCGGAGAACGCCGACCGCCCCGGTGGGTACGGCGGCATCATCCACGAGATGGTCGAGGCGCGCGCGGTGCGGATGGGTCAGCTCGGCATGAGCAACCAGCCGTCGCACCACATCCCGTACATGTACAACTTCGCCGGCGCGCCGGCGAAGACGCAGGCGGCGGTACGGGAGATCCTGCGACGCCTCTACGTCGGCAGTGAGATCGGCCAGGGCTACCTGGGCGACGAGGACAACGGCGAGATGTCGTCGTGGTACATCCTCAGCTCGCTGGGCATCTACCCGCTGCAGGCCGGCTCGTCCGAGTGGACCATCGGGTCACCGCAGTTCACCAGGATGACAGTGCGTCGCCCCAGTGGCGACATCGTCGTCAACGCGCCGGCCAACAGCACGCGCAACATCTACGTGCAGGACGTCAAGGTCAACGGCAAGAAGCAACGCGGCCTGTCCCTGGACGTGACCGCGCTCGCCAAGGGCGGCACCATCGACTTCCAGATGGGCCCCAACCCGTCGTCCTGGGGCAGCGGCAAGAAGGACGCACCGCCGTCGCTGACCAAGGGCGACGACGCGCCGAAGCCGTTGCAGGACACCACCGGCCCCGGTCTGGGCACCGCTACCGCGACCGGCGGTCAGGACGCGGCGAAGCTGTTCGACGACTCGTCGACCACGCAGCTGACCTTCACCTCGGCGACTCCGCAGATCACCTGGACCAACCGTGGTGGCAAGCAGAAGCCGACGTACTACACCGTGACGTCCGGGGCCAGTGCCGGTGACCCGGCGGACTGGCGTCTGCAGGGCTCCAACGACGGCATCACCTGGACCACACTGGACACCCGCAAGGACCAGGCGTTCCGGTGGCGCAACCAGACCCGCCCGTACCCGATCGACAAGCCGGGTCGGTTCGCGCAGTTCCGGCTCGCCGTGACGAAGACCGTCGGCGCCGCGCAGACCAACCTCGCCGAGGTCGAGCTGCTCGCCGGTGGGGACCTGGCCATCGGCGGTGGCGACATCACGGTGACCCCCGCGGGCAGCGTGCACGCCACCTCCGGCGTACCCGTCTCGGTGCCGCTGGCATCCGTCACCGGCGGCACCGCCGACGGCTACCGGGCCACGATCGACTGGGGCGACGGCACTCCGGTCACCGAGGGCACCCTGACGCTCAGCTCGCGGGCCGTCTACCGCGTCGGTGGATCGCACACCTACGCCACGCCCGGCTACCACCAGGCCAACGTCACGGTGACCGACGGCGAGAGTCAGAGTTCCGCGACGGTCGGCGTCGAGGTGGCGTACGCCCCGACGTCCGGCCTCACCGCCGCCTTCGACACCGTCTGCGTCGGTGACGAGGGGGTCCTCGCGGCGGACTGCGACGCCAAGTCGTGGGCGTACTCGCGGGCCGCCCTGACGGCGGGCGGCGCGGTCCAGGGCCAGCGGCAGCAGGTGCCCGGAACGGCACTGCAGTTCACCCTGCCGGTGATCCCGCCCGGGCAGCCGGACAACGCCACCGGCAACGGCGCGACTGTCGTGCTCGACCTACCGGCCGACGCCCGCACCATCTCGTTCATCGGCGCCGGAACGCAGGGCAACCAGAGCACCACCGGCACCGCGACGTTCAGCGACGGCAGCACGGCCAGCATCCCGATCCAGTTCAGCGACTGGACGCTGGGCGGCGACGCCAACGGCACCCCGTCCTACGGCAACATCATCGTCGCCAGGACGGCGTACCGACTGCACGGCACCAGCCGGGACGGCGCCCAGCCGTTCCTGTTCGCCACCGCGCCGTACCAGATCCCGGCGGGCAAGACGCTGGTGTCGGTGACCCTGCCGACGCAGACCGGCGACCCCCGCTCGGCGGGCCGGATCCACGTGTTCGCCGTCGCCAACGACGGCACCCCGGCCCCCGCGCTGACCACCGACGCACCGAAGGACCAGACGGCGAAGGCTGGACAGGCCCTGGCGGCGAACCTCGGTTCGGTGAACGGCGGGGTTCCCGGTACGACGGGTTACCGCGCCCGGGTCCAGTGGGGTGACGGCACGGCTCCGGACGACGTCACCATCGACGGGTCCGGTGCGATGAGCGGGCAGCACACCTATACCCGGGAGGGCGCCTACACGGTGCACGTCACCGCCTGGGACACGCAGTCCAGCAGCACCGAGGCGTTCACCGTGACCGTGGGGAGGGGTGGATCGCAGCCGGCGATCGCGCTCTCCGCGGCGGGCAGCGTCACCACCGGCGGTGCGATCACCGTCGACGGCAGCGGGTTCGCCGCCGGCGAGCAGGTGACCGTCAGCGTCGGCACCGACCCGGCCCGGACCACGAAGATCACGGCCTCCGCGAAGGGAACGGTCCGAGTTTCGGTTCCGACGTCCGACGACGCGCAGCCCGGCCGGTACGCGGTCACCGCGACCGGCGCGTCCTCCCGTACGCCGGCCACGGCCACCGTCCAGGTGACCGAGCAGGAACTGACGCGGACCTACCAGCCGAGGGTGGCGCTGTTGACGGCCTCGGGGCCGCGCGCAACGGCGATCACTGTCGACGGCTCCGGGTTCGTGCCGAACGAGGTGGTCACGATCGCCTTCGGCAACGGTGTCGCGCTCAGCACCGTGCGCGCGAACGGTGACGGTGTCATCTCCGGTACGACGGTGAGCGTGCCCGGATCGGCCAAGGCCGGGCCGACGAGCGTCACGCTGACCGGTGCGACGTCGGCGACGAAGGTGTCCCGACCGTTCACGGTCACCGGCTAG